The genomic interval AGCTTGACGATGTTGTAGGGCAGCTGGGTGAGCAGGAACACGGCCACGACGGCCAGGAGGACCCGCAGGGCGCGCCACTTCCGTTCTCTGCGCACCCCGGCGGCCTTGGTCAGGGCCCGCCCTACGCATGAGTAGCAGAACACCATGACCAGGAAAGGCAGGAGGAAGCGGAGGATCACCTCCAGCAGCTCTAGGGCAGCTTTCGCCGGTCGGGCCATGCTGGGCGGATAGCTAGCCGTGCAGCTGGTCCTGTGATGGTTCTCCTTCACTGTGGAGAAGATGAGTTCAGGCAGGGCAAAGAAGCTGGCTAAAGCCCACAGTGCACCACACACAATGAGCCACTGCCTCCTGACCCGCGAGCTCGTCCCAGTCCTGCCCGCTGAGTTTTGGGCCACCGCCCAATAGCGATCCACGCTTATGCAGGCCAGCAGCAGCATACCGCAGCTGAAGTTGGTGCTGTAGAGGAAGGAGTTGATCTTGCAGGCGGCGACGCCCAGCCTCCAGCCGTGGACGGCGTCGGCGGCCCAGAACGGCAGGGTGAAGAGCAGCAGCACGTCTGAGATGGCCAGGTTGAGGATGCACATGTCGGTGAGGGTCCGGAGTCTCAAGCGGGACGTGTAAACCACCACTACCAGGGCGTTCCCCGCCAGGCCCACCACCAAAGCCAGGGCGTAGATGATCGGGAGGAAGACGCTGCCAAAAGAGCGTACCGAATCCTTCTCACACAGGCTGTGTTCGTAGTCGTAGTCGTATGTATCGTTGACATACATGTCGCCTTCCTCCGTGGTGTAGAAGTCCTCCATGGTTCCTGCACAGGAAAAGAGCAGAGGTTAAAGATGCATCGATTCAAACTAGGGCTGTCCGTTTTaacgcgttaataacgcgttagcTTTGTTATACCATAACGCCGACATTTTTTCTGcacgttaatcgcgcgtcaaaacacacacaacgttcccttttttttttttttttttcacagcactctCCAGACCGCATTTCATCTCTGCCGTTAATGGCAAACTCCTGTTCCTGGCAGAAATACTCATGctcctttttctgcttttgttacgttgcaaccacaaactttagtcCATTTACGTCTCATTACGTTCATCAACGCTAATTTTGCTATAGTTATCgctaaaactgtgtttttggctgatgAAGCCAAACTGTACCAAGGTACACGCAACAAGCTGTGATTGGTGGAAAACTAACTCTTGCACAGCCTGAACACATCGCCCATGCATCCATCCACGGTGGCTGC from Fundulus heteroclitus isolate FHET01 chromosome 21, MU-UCD_Fhet_4.1, whole genome shotgun sequence carries:
- the ackr4b gene encoding atypical chemokine receptor 4b — translated: MEDFYTTEEGDMYVNDTYDYDYEHSLCEKDSVRSFGSVFLPIIYALALVVGLAGNALVVVVYTSRLRLRTLTDMCILNLAISDVLLLFTLPFWAADAVHGWRLGVAACKINSFLYSTNFSCGMLLLACISVDRYWAVAQNSAGRTGTSSRVRRQWLIVCGALWALASFFALPELIFSTVKENHHRTSCTASYPPSMARPAKAALELLEVILRFLLPFLVMVFCYSCVGRALTKAAGVRRERKWRALRVLLAVVAVFLLTQLPYNIVKLCRAMDIIYHLVTDCEVSKGLDRAQQVTESLALAHACINPVLYAFIGSSFRGHVLKAAKHLGQRLGRHSRQVNEEPAVEIALRSPSQNPSESGSEDQDTSTFTI